One genomic region from Saprospiraceae bacterium encodes:
- a CDS encoding PQQ-dependent sugar dehydrogenase, with protein sequence MNKNRLWIFAVALLNLIACKQTDSHLDGVIMEDKHSIATGKLLFNQYCSTCHNFNFDGIGPRLGGITDTMPVTWIKDFIHNPQGSIDSGDARATRLFARYKLVMPPFVGLGDSSINQIIAYLHTRKALLLSSRYSDRAEVTNPIPDTIEMSDLVCDLKLIAQFPTTGKEGVAPLARITKLDYEPHSGQTYVLDMNGKLYKLINDQPVVYMDLTKLIPNLLLQPGLSSGYNNFAFHPEFYKNGLLYTAHSEPAATKKADFAVDDTLEAAMQFVITEWKVSNPMQSSFEGQGRELFRIDMVSKAHGVQEIAFNPIAKPGTEDYGLLYISIGDAGAGENRYPFLLHSTRRAWGSLFRIDPNSQNQTARPSKNGHYGIPLSNPFASDPGAIGELYAYGFRNPHRITWTQKGQLLLSNIGHGDIEALDWVRPGQDYGWPYMEGEFVIDPFGDLTKVYAPIATDTLAPHIPAPIAQFDHDEAKAIAGGYEYKGSISALKGKFLFGDIPVGNLYFINTSDIKEGATARVYEYTVTLNGEPFRFKELNKKDRVELHFGQDAQGEIYMMTKADGKLYKIVKATRRVI encoded by the coding sequence ATGAATAAAAACAGACTGTGGATATTTGCAGTGGCCCTCCTCAATTTAATCGCATGTAAGCAGACGGACTCACACCTGGATGGTGTGATTATGGAGGATAAACATTCGATCGCCACCGGTAAATTATTATTTAATCAATACTGTAGTACCTGCCATAATTTCAATTTTGATGGGATAGGCCCACGACTTGGGGGCATTACTGATACTATGCCTGTGACCTGGATTAAAGATTTTATTCATAACCCCCAAGGGTCGATTGACTCAGGAGATGCTCGTGCAACCAGGTTATTTGCCCGCTACAAATTAGTGATGCCTCCTTTTGTTGGGCTCGGAGATTCCTCTATAAATCAGATCATTGCCTATCTCCATACCCGTAAGGCCTTATTGCTTTCGTCCAGGTACAGTGACCGTGCAGAAGTGACCAATCCCATCCCGGATACTATAGAGATGTCTGATTTGGTTTGTGATTTAAAACTGATAGCTCAGTTCCCCACTACAGGAAAAGAAGGCGTAGCACCTCTGGCCAGGATCACCAAGCTGGACTACGAACCTCATTCCGGCCAAACCTATGTGCTTGATATGAATGGCAAGCTGTACAAGCTGATAAATGATCAACCAGTCGTCTACATGGATTTGACTAAGCTGATCCCGAACTTGCTCCTGCAACCAGGATTGAGTTCAGGATATAACAATTTTGCATTTCATCCCGAGTTTTATAAAAACGGATTATTATACACCGCTCATTCTGAACCTGCTGCGACAAAAAAAGCTGATTTTGCAGTTGACGATACTTTGGAAGCTGCGATGCAGTTCGTGATCACAGAGTGGAAGGTATCCAATCCAATGCAATCATCTTTTGAGGGACAAGGCAGAGAACTGTTTAGGATAGATATGGTGAGCAAAGCTCATGGGGTGCAGGAAATCGCTTTCAATCCCATCGCTAAACCAGGCACAGAAGATTATGGTCTGTTATATATATCTATTGGGGATGCTGGTGCAGGTGAGAATAGATATCCATTTTTATTACATAGTACCAGGCGAGCCTGGGGAAGCTTGTTTCGCATAGACCCTAATAGTCAAAATCAAACAGCCCGACCAAGCAAAAATGGGCACTACGGCATCCCTCTTTCCAACCCATTTGCTTCAGATCCAGGGGCCATCGGTGAGCTCTACGCTTATGGTTTTAGAAATCCTCATCGCATCACCTGGACTCAAAAGGGTCAGCTATTATTGAGTAATATTGGTCATGGGGATATCGAGGCATTGGACTGGGTGAGGCCAGGCCAGGATTATGGTTGGCCATATATGGAAGGAGAGTTTGTGATAGACCCATTTGGGGATCTGACTAAGGTATATGCACCGATAGCTACGGATACCCTGGCTCCACATATTCCTGCACCTATAGCCCAGTTTGATCATGACGAAGCCAAAGCTATCGCCGGAGGATATGAATACAAAGGAAGTATCTCTGCACTGAAAGGAAAGTTTTTGTTTGGAGATATTCCGGTGGGCAATCTATATTTTATTAATACCTCAGACATCAAAGAAGGTGCAACAGCCAGGGTATATGAGTATACAGTGACTTTAAATGGCGAACCCTTTAGATTCAAAGAATTGAATAAAAAAGATAGGGTTGAGCTACACTTTGGTCAGGATGCTCAGGGAGAAATCTACATGATGACTAAGGCAGATGGAAAACTATACAAAATAGTGAAAGCTACCAGACGAGTTATCTGA
- a CDS encoding transposase, translating to MRQMNIRLDVAINDLGGKTGQSIIQAIVEGQRDGNKLAILADSRIRKSHQELAQYLQGRWNDNQLYILKDLHQAYQYVRNRIENCDQQMKNCFDQIIESQGAEEAGKINLTKKQKSRNSSSLNVCTTSYQYYGVDLMEIECVSEATVMSLLAEVGRDIFKFSTASKFVSWLRLAPNNKKTGGKIISSKTPQTTNKFTLTLRNAANTISRKKQVTCSFFKK from the coding sequence ATGAGACAAATGAATATCCGTCTGGATGTAGCCATCAATGATTTGGGAGGCAAAACAGGACAATCGATAATACAGGCAATTGTAGAAGGTCAACGAGATGGAAATAAATTAGCTATACTGGCCGATTCGCGAATCAGAAAAAGTCATCAAGAACTAGCACAATACCTTCAAGGAAGGTGGAATGATAATCAACTCTATATTCTGAAAGATCTCCATCAAGCATATCAGTATGTTCGTAATCGAATAGAAAATTGCGATCAACAAATGAAGAATTGTTTTGATCAAATTATTGAATCACAAGGGGCAGAAGAAGCTGGTAAAATTAATCTGACGAAGAAACAAAAGTCAAGAAATAGCAGCAGTTTAAATGTCTGTACAACAAGTTATCAATATTATGGTGTTGACCTAATGGAAATAGAGTGTGTCAGTGAAGCCACTGTGATGTCATTATTGGCGGAAGTAGGAAGAGATATATTCAAATTTAGTACAGCCTCGAAGTTTGTCAGTTGGTTACGGTTGGCTCCAAATAATAAGAAAACCGGAGGTAAAATCATAAGCTCCAAGACCCCACAGACTACCAATAAATTTACATTGACACTACGAAATGCAGCCAATACAATTAGTAGAAAAAAACAGGTTACCTGCTCTTTTTTCAAAAAATAG
- a CDS encoding amidohydrolase/deacetylase family metallohydrolase, translating to MKKSGFKHIKSLVFLFIFVLSNTNAQEIDLLLKGGHVIDPKNNIDAILDVAISNNKIYLVAKDIAADKAKKVVNVAGLYVTPGLIDMHVHVFLGNDLDAYIANGPTSVMPDGFTFRAGVTTVVDAGSSGWRNFPLFKKQTIDKAQTRVLALLNIVGHGMVSRFQEQDLTDMSPQMTADMINKLYSDFLVGIKSAHFWGEFEQVDRAVEAGNLAKVPVMVDFGEHDPPNSIEALFMKHLRPGDMFTHTYSYGPKQRQTVVDENGKVKPFVFEAQKRGIIFDVGHGGGAFSWRQAVPAIQQGFKPNVISSDLHTQSMNGGMKDFTNLMSKFMAMGMTLHEVIQRTTVAPAEAIHRSDLGHLSVGSEADVTVLNLKSGSFGYTDVRETKLMGSKKLEAELTIRAGKIVWDLNGISMKGWDAK from the coding sequence ATGAAGAAGAGCGGTTTTAAGCATATAAAGTCACTGGTTTTTTTGTTCATTTTTGTTCTGAGCAACACCAATGCTCAGGAAATCGACCTCTTACTCAAAGGCGGCCATGTCATTGACCCAAAAAATAATATTGACGCGATCCTCGATGTAGCCATCTCAAATAATAAAATCTACCTGGTAGCAAAAGATATCGCCGCTGATAAAGCCAAAAAAGTAGTGAATGTCGCAGGTCTTTATGTCACTCCCGGGCTGATAGATATGCACGTGCATGTATTTCTGGGTAATGACCTGGATGCCTATATAGCCAATGGTCCTACCAGTGTAATGCCTGACGGCTTCACCTTCAGGGCTGGAGTGACTACTGTCGTGGATGCAGGTTCTTCAGGATGGAGGAATTTTCCATTGTTTAAAAAACAGACTATCGATAAAGCACAGACCCGGGTACTCGCCTTATTGAATATAGTCGGCCATGGAATGGTGAGTCGGTTTCAGGAGCAAGACCTCACCGATATGAGTCCGCAGATGACAGCGGATATGATCAACAAATTGTATTCTGATTTCTTGGTGGGTATCAAATCAGCACACTTTTGGGGAGAGTTTGAGCAGGTAGATCGTGCAGTAGAAGCAGGCAATCTGGCCAAAGTACCAGTCATGGTGGATTTTGGGGAACATGATCCGCCAAATTCCATTGAGGCTCTATTTATGAAGCACCTTAGACCTGGTGATATGTTTACGCACACCTACTCTTATGGGCCCAAACAGCGACAAACCGTGGTGGATGAAAATGGCAAGGTAAAACCATTTGTATTTGAAGCGCAAAAGCGGGGTATCATCTTTGATGTAGGTCATGGTGGAGGGGCTTTTTCATGGAGACAGGCCGTACCAGCCATACAACAAGGTTTCAAACCAAATGTGATCAGTTCGGATCTGCATACTCAAAGCATGAACGGAGGCATGAAAGACTTTACCAATCTGATGTCTAAGTTTATGGCCATGGGTATGACCCTCCATGAAGTCATTCAGCGCACTACTGTGGCTCCTGCCGAAGCCATTCATCGAAGTGACTTGGGTCATCTCAGCGTAGGATCTGAAGCAGATGTAACGGTATTGAATTTAAAGTCTGGAAGTTTTGGCTATACTGATGTACGAGAAACGAAACTAATGGGGTCAAAAAAATTAGAAGCTGAACTGACTATCCGGGCCGGCAAAATAGTTTGGGATCTGAATGGGATAAGCATGAAGGGATGGGATGCAAAATGA
- a CDS encoding serine hydrolase: MVFQIAISFSQSIYFPPSNSSVWDTLSISRLGWCPDKVNDFYNYLDEQQTKSFILLKDGKIVLEKYFGSFTKDSLWIWYSAGKSLHSVLIGIAQEKGDLNINLKTSDYLGKGWTSLPPEKEDLITVRHQLTMTSGLNELAFFCVEPGCLIYKADAGTRWAYHNGPYDLLKDVLESASQQNINVFTTLQLKIKIGMSSGIWIQVPPNHYFLSTARDMARFGLLMQNKMVWNGNPVLRDTAYYNAMISSSQELNPSYGYLWWLNGKQSHIKPSGPSSVPGPISPHAPEDIFTAGGAMGQFVSVSRNTGLIMIRQGLSASDDLSGLDLHDLIWERIMDLGCITSNSASQKKESIHLYPNPSQRYISVDIPNTSPIEAKIYDLQGRLIQKSFDPKIDLKAFSKGIYIIAVTDKSNNLIKIQKIILQ; this comes from the coding sequence ATGGTATTTCAAATTGCAATATCATTTTCACAAAGCATCTATTTTCCACCTTCTAATTCCAGTGTCTGGGATACCCTATCGATATCCAGGTTGGGGTGGTGCCCTGATAAAGTCAATGATTTTTATAATTATCTCGACGAACAACAGACTAAGTCATTTATATTATTAAAGGATGGCAAAATCGTGCTTGAAAAATATTTTGGATCTTTCACCAAAGACAGCCTTTGGATATGGTACTCAGCAGGTAAAAGTCTTCACTCAGTTTTGATAGGTATCGCACAGGAAAAAGGTGATTTGAATATAAATCTTAAGACCTCTGACTACCTGGGCAAAGGTTGGACTAGCCTACCTCCGGAAAAAGAAGATCTTATCACCGTCCGCCATCAACTCACGATGACCAGCGGACTTAATGAATTAGCTTTTTTCTGTGTCGAACCTGGTTGCCTGATATACAAAGCGGATGCTGGTACGCGCTGGGCATACCACAATGGACCTTATGATTTATTGAAGGATGTGCTGGAATCTGCCAGCCAACAGAATATCAATGTTTTTACAACGCTGCAACTCAAAATTAAAATAGGCATGTCAAGTGGTATTTGGATACAAGTACCTCCCAATCACTATTTTCTAAGCACTGCCAGGGATATGGCCAGATTTGGACTTTTAATGCAAAACAAAATGGTATGGAATGGCAATCCAGTCCTTCGCGATACTGCATACTACAATGCCATGATCTCTTCATCACAGGAGCTCAATCCTTCGTATGGATATTTGTGGTGGCTGAACGGCAAACAATCTCATATAAAACCCTCCGGGCCATCATCAGTACCGGGACCCATTTCTCCCCATGCCCCTGAAGATATCTTTACTGCCGGAGGTGCCATGGGGCAATTTGTCAGTGTCTCCAGAAATACAGGTTTGATTATGATCAGACAAGGGTTAAGTGCAAGCGATGATCTGTCAGGCCTGGATCTGCACGATCTCATCTGGGAAAGAATTATGGATCTGGGATGTATTACTTCTAACAGTGCATCTCAAAAAAAGGAGAGCATCCATCTCTATCCAAATCCTTCTCAACGATATATCTCTGTCGATATACCTAACACAAGCCCCATCGAAGCAAAGATCTATGATCTGCAAGGCCGATTAATCCAAAAATCGTTTGATCCAAAAATAGACCTAAAGGCTTTTAGCAAAGGCATTTATATCATTGCCGTGACGGACAAATCCAACAACTTAATCAAGATCCAAAAAATCATTCTTCAATAA
- a CDS encoding aminotransferase class V-fold PLP-dependent enzyme: MKRRDLIKNLGALPLAGAFLPLNTPGAIIDRILEREAGPLSLGPNIYESIGVDPIINCRGTFTIIGGSIERPEVVAAMKAASGQFVQYDELAFGIGKRLAEITGAEWGMVSSGCAAGLKHVTAACVTGGNPEKLIRIPDLTGIEKNEVIVPAHSRNVYDHALRNIGVKLITVETAEEMSKAITDHTAMIYLMTNDASATGQPFSLEVIVELARPKNIPVLIDAAAEVLTIPNTHLKRGASVVAYSGGKAICGPQCAGLLLGQKDILMSAWQASAPHHGPGRDDKVGKEEMLGMLAAVEAWTTRDHAAEWKTWLSYLNTISTQVSKIAGIKTSVYEPEGLDNKSPVLTISWDPNQLNITGEEVAEEFARNKPRVAIGGNTGADGQTHISITTGQMQPGNDKVVADRIYNFLTQKRSPKTTTMSPASVKIGGQWDVTVQFFSSNSQHKLYLEQEGNWIQGMHTSDYETQEVMGMVEGNQFKLRSHLRKPGDQITYLFSGTMAGDKLSGSIYLGEYQTAKFTAQKSAFKMARKKVVIPGGPPLAT; encoded by the coding sequence ATGAAACGACGAGATCTAATTAAAAACCTGGGTGCACTGCCTCTGGCTGGAGCCTTTCTACCCCTCAATACCCCAGGCGCTATCATCGACCGTATCCTGGAGCGGGAGGCCGGACCATTGTCTCTTGGGCCCAATATCTATGAATCCATAGGCGTAGACCCAATCATCAACTGCAGAGGCACGTTCACCATTATCGGAGGCTCAATCGAAAGACCAGAAGTCGTGGCTGCCATGAAAGCTGCCTCCGGTCAGTTTGTTCAATATGACGAGCTCGCTTTTGGCATTGGCAAAAGATTGGCGGAGATCACCGGTGCTGAATGGGGCATGGTATCTTCGGGTTGTGCAGCCGGGCTCAAGCATGTCACAGCAGCGTGTGTAACCGGGGGAAACCCTGAAAAACTCATTCGAATTCCTGACCTGACGGGAATTGAAAAAAATGAAGTGATCGTACCAGCCCATTCCAGGAATGTGTATGATCATGCCTTGCGAAATATTGGGGTAAAGCTGATCACCGTAGAAACTGCAGAAGAAATGTCCAAAGCGATCACTGATCATACTGCCATGATCTACCTCATGACCAATGACGCCTCAGCTACCGGCCAGCCTTTCTCGTTAGAAGTTATTGTCGAACTCGCCAGACCCAAAAATATACCTGTACTCATCGACGCTGCCGCGGAAGTATTGACCATCCCCAATACCCATTTAAAGCGCGGAGCTTCTGTAGTGGCTTATAGTGGTGGCAAAGCTATCTGTGGCCCACAATGTGCCGGACTATTATTGGGACAAAAGGATATATTAATGTCTGCCTGGCAGGCTAGTGCACCCCATCATGGTCCCGGCCGGGATGACAAGGTGGGAAAAGAAGAAATGTTGGGTATGCTGGCTGCGGTCGAGGCCTGGACTACCAGAGATCATGCTGCGGAATGGAAGACCTGGCTGTCCTATCTCAATACAATCTCTACTCAGGTATCCAAAATCGCAGGAATCAAAACATCCGTCTACGAACCAGAAGGTCTCGATAATAAATCCCCTGTATTGACCATATCCTGGGATCCCAACCAGCTCAATATCACCGGCGAAGAGGTCGCTGAAGAATTTGCAAGGAATAAACCCAGGGTTGCGATAGGTGGCAACACCGGAGCCGATGGACAGACCCATATCAGCATTACTACCGGGCAGATGCAACCAGGCAATGATAAAGTCGTGGCAGATAGAATCTACAACTTTCTCACTCAAAAGCGAAGTCCAAAAACTACAACGATGAGCCCGGCTTCCGTCAAGATCGGAGGACAATGGGATGTGACAGTGCAGTTCTTTAGTAGCAATAGTCAGCACAAACTTTACCTGGAGCAAGAGGGCAACTGGATACAGGGCATGCATACTTCTGATTATGAAACCCAGGAAGTGATGGGCATGGTCGAAGGAAATCAGTTCAAACTCAGGTCCCATCTCAGAAAACCAGGTGATCAAATCACTTATTTATTCTCCGGTACAATGGCCGGCGATAAATTGTCCGGGTCCATTTACCTTGGTGAATATCAAACTGCCAAATTCACAGCCCAAAAGTCTGCATTCAAAATGGCACGCAAGAAAGTCGTGATCCCAGGTGGACCGCCACTGGCTACGTAG
- a CDS encoding LytTR family transcriptional regulator: MNNICLNNQNQIELPGPNDLIINIDLSEVCRINGMGPFTQINLLDGRNYTCAVALSFFEDLLHTHTFYKVHASHLINKVHVKKIITGEEDAVIMYDGAKLPISRRIKADFIAVMQDWALQKMYNSIAV; this comes from the coding sequence ATGAATAATATATGTCTCAATAACCAGAACCAAATTGAACTACCTGGACCAAATGATTTAATTATCAATATAGACCTGTCGGAGGTCTGCCGCATAAATGGCATGGGCCCATTCACACAAATCAACCTTCTGGATGGAAGAAATTACACCTGTGCTGTAGCTCTGAGTTTTTTTGAGGATCTACTGCATACCCATACTTTTTACAAGGTACATGCATCCCATTTGATCAATAAGGTGCATGTAAAAAAGATTATCACCGGGGAGGAAGATGCTGTGATCATGTATGACGGCGCCAAGCTCCCAATAAGCCGACGCATCAAAGCTGATTTTATCGCAGTGATGCAGGACTGGGCTTTACAAAAAATGTATAATTCTATTGCAGTTTAA
- a CDS encoding PQQ-dependent sugar dehydrogenase — MKYFNWGFIFCTLSLAFIVACKNEGIVDTSSIATDSLSIAQGKRLFTQQCAACHSFSQEGIGPPLGGLTKEVNTGWIKSFILNPKKIIDAGDKRGQQLMARYKSYMIPFPGLDNQSLDQIVAYMHTEDKPVFASGSDTLPVLANPYPDTIPMSDLVVGLKYITQFPASDSNKFLRTRITKLGFEPSSKNLFVLDLRGKLYRLKNDQPVVYLDMPALRPKFIHTPGLATGFGSFAFHPEFSKNGLLYTTHTEPANTAKADFGYADSIPVALQWVLTEWTTKNPGEIKFTGTGRELVRINVESVIHGVQEIDFNPRSNPGDEDYSLLYIGVGDGGSVEHGYPQLAHNLHTVWGNVLRIDPRGNNAANGQYGIPATNPFVDEKENGALGEIYARGFRNPHRITWTKAGQMLVSNIGHANIESLNLILPGHDYGWPITEGPFMIDIKGNMKNIFARPAAYDQYNITYPVAAFDHDEGLAITGGYEYTGTQVPSLEDKFLFGDIPKGRLFYVNTSDISLGRIAPIKEWQVSVDGKLKTLKELCGNDRVDLHFGKDAAGEIYILTKPDGKVYKLID; from the coding sequence ATGAAATATTTTAATTGGGGTTTTATATTTTGTACGCTGTCGCTTGCGTTCATAGTCGCCTGCAAAAACGAAGGCATCGTGGACACCAGCTCCATTGCAACAGACTCTTTGAGTATAGCACAAGGCAAAAGGCTTTTTACGCAACAATGTGCAGCTTGCCATAGTTTTTCCCAGGAAGGCATTGGGCCTCCCTTGGGTGGCTTGACCAAAGAAGTAAACACCGGGTGGATAAAATCGTTTATCCTCAACCCTAAAAAAATAATTGATGCCGGTGATAAAAGAGGTCAGCAGTTAATGGCCCGGTACAAATCTTATATGATTCCTTTTCCGGGATTGGATAACCAGTCATTAGACCAGATTGTCGCTTATATGCACACCGAGGACAAACCTGTTTTCGCTTCCGGATCAGATACCTTGCCGGTATTGGCTAATCCTTATCCGGATACGATTCCGATGTCTGACTTAGTGGTCGGATTAAAGTATATCACCCAGTTTCCTGCTTCTGATTCGAATAAATTTCTCCGGACAAGGATTACCAAGTTGGGCTTTGAGCCGAGCTCAAAAAATCTATTTGTACTAGACCTTAGAGGTAAGTTATATAGGTTGAAAAATGATCAACCAGTGGTGTACCTGGATATGCCCGCCTTACGACCAAAGTTTATTCATACTCCTGGTCTGGCTACAGGGTTTGGAAGCTTTGCATTTCACCCGGAATTCAGCAAAAATGGTCTTTTGTATACCACTCACACTGAGCCAGCCAATACTGCGAAGGCAGATTTTGGGTATGCCGACTCGATTCCAGTGGCACTCCAATGGGTGCTTACCGAATGGACGACCAAAAATCCCGGTGAAATAAAATTTACTGGAACAGGACGAGAGTTGGTCAGGATCAATGTCGAGAGCGTGATCCATGGAGTTCAGGAAATCGACTTTAATCCCCGATCAAATCCCGGGGATGAAGATTATAGTTTGTTATACATCGGAGTTGGAGATGGAGGGTCAGTAGAGCATGGTTATCCTCAACTGGCGCATAACCTGCATACCGTCTGGGGCAATGTATTGAGAATAGATCCTCGTGGAAATAACGCTGCAAACGGCCAATATGGAATCCCGGCTACCAATCCATTTGTTGATGAAAAAGAAAATGGCGCTTTGGGAGAAATCTACGCGCGGGGATTCCGAAATCCACATCGGATCACCTGGACTAAAGCCGGCCAAATGCTGGTCAGCAATATAGGTCATGCCAATATCGAATCCCTCAACCTGATATTACCGGGTCATGATTATGGTTGGCCGATCACAGAAGGACCTTTTATGATTGATATTAAGGGGAATATGAAAAATATTTTTGCTCGTCCTGCCGCCTATGATCAATATAATATCACTTATCCAGTCGCTGCTTTTGATCACGATGAAGGTTTGGCGATCACCGGAGGTTATGAATATACAGGGACTCAGGTGCCTTCGCTGGAGGACAAGTTTTTATTCGGAGATATTCCCAAAGGCAGATTGTTTTATGTCAATACATCTGATATTAGTTTGGGTCGAATTGCTCCAATAAAGGAATGGCAGGTCTCTGTGGATGGGAAGTTGAAAACACTTAAGGAACTATGTGGTAATGACAGGGTGGATCTACATTTCGGAAAAGATGCAGCTGGTGAAATCTATATCCTCACCAAACCAGACGGAAAAGTGTACAAACTCATAGATTAA
- a CDS encoding FAD-dependent oxidoreductase, translating into MKKIYHHFLILIMVIALRPDHAFSNTPPIRKADVIVYGGTSAAIIAAVQVKSMGHSVIVVSPDTHLGGLTSGGLGFTDTGNKEVIGGLSRQFYQRLYQYYQKPGSWTWQKQEEYGNKGQGTPAIDGANRTMWIFEPHAAEAVFEDFAKENDLLIYRNEWLDRSVFGITKKSAKLHRIRTLSGHQYQGKMFIDATYEGDLMAAAGVSYHVGREGLAEYGETWNGVQTEVFQHGHHFKTNISPYTIPGDPGSGLLPEISAQPAGVYGAGDHKIQAYCFRMCLSNHPDNRVLFEKPERYDPHRYELLARVFAAGWRETFDKFDDIPNRKTDTNNHGPFSTDYIGKNYAYPEADYATRKKIIREHELYQKGLMYFLQNDEKVPIEVREKMKTWGLAKDEFKDNGHWPHQLYIREARRMKGDYIMKEADALGKTQVPQPIGMGSYALDAHNAQRYVKPDGFVQNEGDIGVHPDRPYSIAYGSILPKENECNNLLVPVCLSSSHIAYGSIRMEPVFMILGQSAATAAVLSIEKKISPQRLNYDILKQALLRDLQRLE; encoded by the coding sequence ATGAAGAAAATCTACCACCACTTTTTGATATTGATTATGGTTATTGCTTTACGGCCTGACCACGCTTTTTCCAATACACCGCCCATCAGGAAAGCGGATGTCATCGTCTACGGTGGCACTTCTGCCGCAATCATCGCTGCTGTCCAGGTAAAAAGCATGGGTCATTCAGTTATAGTTGTTTCGCCGGATACTCACTTGGGTGGTTTGACTTCCGGTGGTTTGGGATTTACTGATACGGGCAACAAAGAAGTCATCGGAGGTCTCTCCAGACAATTTTATCAAAGACTCTACCAGTATTATCAAAAGCCCGGATCCTGGACATGGCAAAAACAAGAAGAGTATGGCAACAAAGGACAAGGCACTCCTGCCATCGATGGAGCCAATCGCACGATGTGGATATTCGAGCCGCATGCTGCAGAAGCTGTCTTCGAGGATTTTGCCAAAGAAAATGATTTACTCATCTATCGCAATGAATGGTTGGATCGATCTGTCTTTGGGATTACAAAAAAATCAGCGAAGCTGCATAGGATTCGCACCCTGAGCGGACATCAATACCAGGGAAAGATGTTTATTGATGCGACCTATGAAGGAGACCTTATGGCTGCTGCAGGAGTGTCTTATCATGTAGGCAGAGAAGGGCTGGCTGAATATGGTGAGACCTGGAATGGGGTGCAGACGGAAGTGTTTCAACATGGGCATCACTTTAAAACAAATATCAGTCCTTATACTATCCCCGGTGATCCTGGCAGTGGTCTTTTACCTGAGATTTCTGCGCAACCGGCGGGAGTGTATGGTGCTGGAGATCATAAAATTCAAGCATACTGTTTCAGAATGTGCCTGAGCAATCATCCTGACAATCGGGTACTTTTTGAAAAACCGGAAAGGTACGACCCTCACCGATATGAATTGTTAGCCAGGGTATTTGCTGCGGGCTGGCGCGAGACTTTTGACAAATTTGATGATATACCCAATCGTAAAACCGATACCAACAATCATGGCCCCTTTAGCACGGATTATATAGGTAAAAACTATGCCTACCCGGAGGCAGATTATGCAACCCGTAAAAAAATTATCCGCGAACATGAATTATATCAAAAGGGTTTGATGTATTTTCTGCAAAATGATGAAAAAGTACCTATAGAAGTAAGAGAAAAAATGAAGACCTGGGGTTTGGCTAAAGATGAATTCAAAGACAATGGCCATTGGCCTCATCAACTTTACATACGGGAGGCCAGGAGAATGAAAGGTGATTATATCATGAAAGAGGCTGATGCATTGGGCAAAACTCAGGTGCCTCAACCCATCGGCATGGGATCTTATGCTTTAGATGCCCACAATGCCCAGCGATATGTCAAACCGGACGGCTTTGTGCAAAACGAAGGAGATATTGGAGTGCATCCTGACCGACCGTATTCTATAGCCTACGGATCTATTTTACCTAAAGAAAATGAATGCAATAATCTGTTGGTGCCGGTCTGCCTGTCGAGTTCACACATCGCTTATGGCTCCATTCGTATGGAACCTGTATTTATGATTCTGGGCCAATCAGCCGCTACAGCAGCAGTGCTTTCTATTGAAAAAAAAATATCTCCCCAACGTTTGAACTATGATATCCTCAAGCAGGCTTTATTGAGAGATCTGCAACGTTTGGAGTAA